The region gataaaaaagattggtggcgactcccacaCCTTGCGATTTTAATTTTCGTCCTGCGTCTGGCggacgggttcccggacccgcacgtcacGACAGttattacattttattttgacaatattattattttctacttATGAGAAGAGATTAAACACTTGTATTATTGGATTAACGTCTTCTGATTTTGgctattaatatatttatcttatcaatattaaataaagaattacaCTATCATATGAAGTGGTGAAggtaattcaaaataaatgatAAGATTGTATTATTGGATGAAGCATTATAAGTATTTTTAGAACAATgatataattcataaattaattttaatcttaaaattttttaaaatgtttaaatattgAGATACTTGAAAGGTTTGTCTTTTGAACTTTTTATGAATTACATGTGTGCTTCCCCAAAATTCCCCAATAACCTTAACGTTTACCtaaaacaactttaatgtCTTATGAGCTGACATCCTCTCCTTGATTGCATTCATTACAACCTCTAGCTTATATACGTATGTTAGGTTCGGCAATTTATTTGGGACTTTTAACAAGCTCTCTCTTTCAAGCACTCTCCACAACCGTATCTCTCCCTCTCTACCATCTTCTACCCGTGACTCactcctctttttttttgtttaattctcTATTTGCCGTAGCATATCTATCATAACACTCAATGTTTAAAGTCTATCATAGTCTTCCTTTTGGCTTCTCTCAATACAACTCATTTTACTTACATTTGTAACATTATcacttcttcatttttcaattcttaTTATTTTGGTTGAAGTTGAAGTTGCAAGAAGAACCAGGAATACGTGTTTGCTAGTGAACGAGAGGGaaccattttaattgaaagaaTATTCTAACAATGAACCACTAGATAGAGCGGAAGTACTCGAGGATGAAAATATGAACTTGCCTTATGTTTCGAAACCACTAAATGGCAGATGAGAAAACTTTCAAAGGATTGACACATCCATTCATGGAGGGTTCAAGTGAGAGAGGTTGATTGTCAATGAataattctcaaaaaaaaaaaaaaccttaatgGAAATTTGGAGAGCATGTGAATGCGATTCTTCACATTCATTATGATGATCTTTCTGTCTCAATCAATCAACCAACCAACCAAACTAAAGATatagattataaattaaagatagataaataaacattcatatttaagttttattttcatatacaattatatatatgcgTTTCAAACTTTTGTAGGCACATAAATTTACTTATATGAATGAATGGCTAGTTAACTTGGCAGGACAATTTTTTGAGGTGCATGCGAGACATGAATCTAAAAGCAAGGCACTCCATTTGATTTGACTTGTGATGAATGGAAATTACTAGCGAGAATcgtaattaagaaaaaaaaaaagagaaaaaagatgaACGGGCCAAACAGCCCAATGAAAATGGGCAAGAACCCAGAAGCGTCCATGTGACAAGGATTCGAGGGAGAGGGGAATGGGATCGGTATATTAGTCTTAATAACATTTCATAGATAAATAACaataagaaattaagaatGCCCATTTCTCATCCCCAATCGACCATTCATTATTCCATTCCATAGGGTTTCTCCTTAAAGAAGCAAAGCATATCCCTTCTCTTCCCTCATCAAACTTAAAAGCAACTGCTCTACTATAATAGAGGTTTAATAGTCTAAATTGACTTATCAAACCCGATAAACACCAACTCCTCACTGTCTTCGCTGATCATTTGGAACCGCAGCCAAAAGCCATGGATGAAGAGTATGATGTCATAGTGCTGGGAACTGGTCTCAAGGAATGCATCCTCAGCGGTCTTCTTTCTGTTGACGGACTCAAGGTCTtctttttctgcttctttACTTTGCaactaaatattttcaatcttctcttattgattttatttattttctttaaaaacgaaaattttgatttctgATCCTAGATCTTGATGGGTCTTCTCCTGGATCCAAATGGGTGCATGTTTGATTTGTTTAGAATCTGATGGATCTGCGGTGGCTTTGATTAAGGCAAAGACCAGGGCTATCTTTATATTGTCTCATCCTTTTCCTACAGAGTTACTTCTCCCTTTATCTCGTTTCAGCAACTCTTCAAAATTCTCATGATATTGCCAGCATATAGGATCTTTTTCGCCTAAAATTTTCAGTACTCTTGTAAACAGTAGCTGCAATGATATAATTATGCTGAAGTAAACGGATATGATTCTAATCACGGGATGTCAACTATTAACATGTCCCAGCCTAATGTGAACAATTGGTTGTTGAAATCCCGGTTGCATAATGGATAAATGGAAactcatattttaaaagatgatCATGACGGTTGCTTCAGTAATcaattgcttgattttcataatGGGAGTAAAATCTCATGATCATCTTACCCTCCCCAATTGAGTGCATGACTAACCATACCCAGCTTTTAAACCTTAAAATTCTGAAAATGGTTGTGCTAAGTTACGATAAGGTTGGTTTTACTCTTTTTGTGAAAGGAAATGCTACTTGTTTCTTGCATGAAGTTGATTGCAAGATAGAAAAAGTCGATTGTTTTGAACTTTCACACAACATACTTAGAaaatttactatattattgcgatattttattgtttccaTTTGGTTTTATTCGTCTTGCATATAGGTTCTGCACATGGATAGGAATGACTACTATGGAGGAGAGTCTACATCACTCAACCTCATTCAGGTTCCATTTTCTACAAAGTCCAAACTTTTAGCCAATCTGTTGATTTGTTTTCCGTTAAGTACTTATTAATTTacttctttaaattattttttggtaGCTTTGGAAGAAGTTCAGGGGAAATGATAAGCCTCCAGCTCATTTGGGCTCTAGTAGAGATTATAATGTGGACATGATCCCTAAGGtgatttttccattttatgtCCTTGCACTTTTTGCAGCTTTTATACTTTCGTATCCAATATACTAACATTTCTCTTATTCGTTGGACTAGTTTATGATGGCAAATGGCACTCTTGTGCGTGTCCTCATTCATACAGATGTTACAAAGTATCTGTACTTCAAAGCTGTCGATGGCAGCTATGTTTTTAGTAAAGGAAAGGTAGAATATCGTCTTTGCACATTTCAAGTTCGCTCTGCTTGGgatccaaaatttttttttgtgctttACCCTATATTTTTGGTTTCTACCCTTTGTAACAGGTTCATAAGGTGCCAGCAACTGACATGGAGGCACTCAAATCTCCACTCATGGGAATATTTGAAAAGCGCCGTGCACGGAAGTTCTTTATATATGTTCAAGATTATGATGAAAAGGATCCTAAAACTCATGAGGGAATGGACTTGGCAAGGGTGACAACTAGGGAGCTAATTGCGTAAGGCCTTCCTTTTACCCTTTATCATGCTTCGTTCTTCAGAGCATGTGTTTGGGTATAGGACACACAAATACTAAAATGTTTCCATAAACATCTTTCCTTTTGATTGGGCATACCTTTGGTTTGGAGTAAAGATATtccatttgttattttttcttcctctcccCTTCTTCTTCTGGACCTGCATCTCTTCAATGAAATACTGCTGCCCCTATCTGATAGGCAATAGACTTTTAGATATTAGAGCATCCTAGGCCATTTTGCATATTATAAAGTTCACTTTTTATGACAGGAAATATGGTCTTGATGATAACACCGTGGACTTCATTGGTCATGCGTTGGCGCTTCACAGAGATGATTGTTACCTGGATGAACCTGCATTGGATACTGTGAAGAGGATGAAGGTCACTGATGCTTTGGGTTTGTGATGTATATGTTTGAAAGTTCAGCATTATTATTGATGGCCTAAATTCTTTCTCTCTATGTTATTTGATAGCTCTATGCGGAGTCTCTTGCACGTTTTCAAGGTGGATCTCCATACATTTATCCACTTTATGGATTGGGCGAGCTGCCCCAggttcttctttctctctctcacaagCTTGTTTGAATTGCTGATGTAGTAAAGTTTGGTAAACTTCTTATGTTTCTCCTTTGGAATAACTCAGGCTTTTGCACGGCTTAGTGCTGTATATGGTGGAACATATATGTTGAATAAACCTGAGTGTAAGGTATGTAGTGGTGGTTGTTTGATTTCTAATCTCTCTTCCTTTACGTTGTTGCTGGTCCAAGTTTTGATGATATTTCTGTGCCTGGAATGAGATACTTTACCTTCTATTTGCATCATGCTGTATATTCAGGTGGAGTTTGATGATGAAGGCAAAGTTAGCGGTGTCACATCTGAAGGTGAAACTGCCAGGTGTAAGAAAGTTGTTTGTGACCCTTCCTACTTACCGAACAAGGTAATAttgtactattttttttttctttactttagcATTTCCATCAATGAGAAGCACTAtatgtttttcaaaaaaaaaagggaagcaCTATAACTCATGATCTTATGGAGTTCTTAACCTTCAGTCATTTTAAAGTATGTGGAAGAAagaaccttttttctttcccaaCAGGTTCACTTGCCTGCATTAGAACATTTCATTTTCCTGCTGAACCTCTTCTTTGTTGTCGCTGATCCTTGGTATCCATTTTCGATAAGAAGGATGAGATTTCCATGCATTTAAAACGTGGGCCAAACAAATGAAATTGGCTTGGCAATCACTGTTTTAGaagaatatttttaacaagaaaaatttctGGCTTACtcaatattcttattttgaaacaaatggAACCTAAGGGATGCTGTAAATTTAGGGGAAAGATTGTGGAATCCAATTCCACATTGGCTCATTTTCAGCTAGTGAATCTGAAGATTGAAGCTGATTATTTCGTGATTCTCATTTACTTGTGTCTGCTCAAACAGGTTAGGAAGATTGGTAGGGTTGCCAGGGCAATTGCTATTATGAGTCACCCAATCCCAAACACCAATGATTCTCATTCAGTTCAGATTATCCTGCCACAAAAGCAGTTGGGTCGCAGATCAGACATGTAAGTTCTTATtgtacttttttatttctttattattattttttacttaaattGAAGTTTTGATGAAGTAAAATATGGGTGACTCTCAGTGATGGGAATGTCCATGAATTTTGCTATTGATTGAAAAGAACTATACCTGCGCCCTTTACTGGCTTGGTATCCTTGATTTTGGGACAGAGTTGCTTCTGCAGGTTTTTGGAACCGCTAAAGAGAACATTGTGAAATTGCATGCTTTATTTTAATGCTGCCATAGCCCCCTTCCAACCGATTGACCTGTGCCCTCTTAAACTAAACCTTTAAAAGATGGAAGGCTTATATTTGTGTACTTAAACTGAGGCAACTTAAAGGACAAACCAGGAGAAATTAAACAGAAAACTCATCAGTGTTTTGCTACTCTTTCTTGCCTCTTCCGTTTTTGATCTTAATTTTAGGATTATTTTGTGTCTGAGCAGGTATGTCTTCTGTTGTTCATATTCTCACAATGTTGCTCCAAAGGGCAAATTCATTGCATTTGTTTCAACAGAGGCTGAGACAGATCACCCTGAGACTGAACTAAGGCCTGGAATTGACCTTCTAGGTCCTGTTGATGAGATATTCTTTGATATCTATGACAGATATGAACCAGTGAATGAGCCTTCTTTGGACAATTGTTTTATATCAACGGTAATAATATTTAGTTTTTCTAGTTGTTGCAGTGGTCTACCTGCTGCCTTTTTGCTCAGAATAATTGTGACTCCATGGTAATTGTCATCTTGTTATCTTTGACAGAGTTACGATGCTACAACACACTTTGAATCGACTGTCATGGATGTACTTAACATGTATACCATGATAACTGGAAAGGTAAGCTTTGAGATTTTGTAAATATCTTTGGTTCCTCTCTCTGATCAATTCATCTACATTCCCatctaaattttcaattatcaCAATTGATAATAGTTTCTAGACTTTTgagtcttttttttaaaataaaatttctggCCTTTTTctcaataaattttcaattaagatTGGTTGCTAGATggtttaatcatttttagtatTGCTGTAGCAAGGCATCTTGAATgttttgtaaatatttttcaagtcaaaaggagaagaaataagtagaaaagaaattaagtaAAACATGATATGTAGCTGAGTTCTGAAACCTGTGAGTTCCTTAGGAAGTTGCTCCAGCCACTTgggaaacaagaaaaatacaCAAACATCCCTGAACTTGCGCGCATTTAACTGAAATCTAACTTGGCATTAGTGTTAGTAATCAAAAGTTTGACCGCTAAATTGCTCAAATtgaaagaaggaagaaattttagtaaaatgagTCAAAGTTGAGGGATGATTTGTGTAATATATTATCAGAAAATTGTTTTTTACTAGAAAGTAATAAAGAGCGTGCTTATCTGGCAATTTTTGTTTATGTACACTaatgccaaaaaaaaatggacTCATTTTGAGCAGGTTCTTGACCTCAGTGTGGATTTGAGTGCTGCCAGTGCTGCAGAAGAATAGTAACCCTAAACCCCATTTTATTTGCTAATGTTTGTCGTTGTTTAAGTTTCTAAGAATGCTCAATGTTGATGGTGGGATTTATCTATCAGAAGTGGGGATGAACGTTTTACTTATCTTAGTTTTCTATTCGTATTACTCATTACgctatatttaataatataatgatatataaatgtttTGTTGGAGCTCATTGTGTGAGTATGGCTCCGTATGCatgtgttttctttttttcaaaaacttgttgaaaTCAAAAGCAAAATGTCATGATTCCAAGGAAGATATCACGGGAAAAATTGTGTGCGCAAATccttgagagagagagagagagagagagagagattcgTGTGTACAAGTCTTTAGAGAGGGGAAAGGGGAAAGCAAGAGAGAAGAATAGAATAGCACGGCAATTTTTCATTGTATTTGGCTATGGTTAACATGGTGAGAATGGTCTCGATTCTCAATCATGATTCATGTACTGATTTGCCAACTATTCATGGGAGACACGCATGCACCAAGATGAAAAAAACCTCTCGTTAAAGAATTGAACATCGATTTGATTCTTAATATTGGCATTCGCACTTAGATGAGGGGAAaaggtgtaaaaaaaaaaaaggataaacaGGGGAACCAAGCAGGCCGGTAAAAGCATAGTTGATGTAGAGGAAACTAAATTTCACGCTGTAATTGATTCTGACGCAATTTCTACCGCCTTTTCCTCTTCCTTTGCCTTTGCCAACTCAAGTGTTAAAGAATCTTGTTTAGGATCCTTGGCAGTCTTTCCACAACCCTTGGCCTTACTCTTTGCCCGTCGAGCCCAAATGGCAATGCCCTCTTGAACATGTTCTTCAAATATTGCCTTTCTGAAGCTACTCCCCATCTATAATTACAAAACACATATATTTAGGCATGATATCAGTTTTCCTTGGTTTCAAATTAACGGCTTTACAAACACACAACGGCACAAACCTGTGTGACGATTGCATAGAGTGGTAGAGTACTGTAACTGCAGAGAAACTGAACGATCACCCTATTTAAGAATGAACATTTGAGAAACAATAAAACATTAACGCCTTGTTtataaatgttatttttaaagataatAGGAATTGATCCTGAGTTTACCCTATGACCAGTCTAGGGATAACGTAACCAACTTCTCCCATGATACAAGAGTCAAAATGATATTGCACCTGTGAATCATTAATATCGGagcatttttaatgaaatatatGCGATGGACTATTTAGCATAAAATAAACCAGAttagataatatatatatatatatatatatatatatatatatatatatagatatatctTTATTCATAATTACCAATATCCAAAAGAAACATGCcaattcaaaagaattttggaATAGGATGATATGAATAAGAAGGAGAACGATTTGGGGCCTGTGGAACCAGAAGTGATCATCAGAAGGTTGGACCACCAAGTCCCCTTCAATTGCTACATGCTTTTCAGCGACCTCGTGAGCCAACTGTGTGATCACATGCTCCAACTTAGTGCCAACAGCAAGTAAAAGCTgtatttaagaaagaaaagaattgcAAAACGTTTGAGCTAGCGTactacacacacacacacacacacatatatatataattcaactGCAAAAAGAACTTGGCATCTTTAAGTTGTATTAAATGCAAATGATAGCTTGGCGAAAAGTTTCCCAGGAATAAATTAGTAGCTATTATATTCTCACAGTTATTTCTCCACTTAAAGTCTGAAAGCTTTAAGTTATATTATCATAATATTGTCAGCATATATCAAATGTTCACCTTAGCAGCAACATAAGCATTAATAGATCAGCAGATATGTATGTGAATTCTAGGTCAGAGCAAATGCAGCACAAACAGTTAAAAGAAAAtcctaaataaataaaaggatGCAAGACATAAACTATGCACTATATATATAGCAATGTGCAAATACTTAACAACAGCATTTTGTTAAGAGAAAAACAAGACAGTCAACAGCAGCAATCTGGGGTTGCAAATTAAGCTTACCATGAAGGGAATGAATGCTATCCAAAAATATGCGTGCCAACCTGCtcagaaaaatcaaaatcacatCAGTAATGGCCAGTTCAACTTAATGTTGGAAAACTTATATGAACTCCAGCTCCAGGAAAGTTTACGGATCATGTAAATCCAAATTCCcaaatcttttatttaaatgaggctatatatatatcaagtagaaagtgttttttttttctgtacGCAGTAATTTTGCATCTTTGCAAGAAAAGTGTGTTGGTTCTTGAGGTGTCAATCTTTAATGCCATAGCATCTACAGCTTATTAGTAGAAAAGATATTCATAAGGACAAGAAATGCAGAAATATCTAATGCTGTAATGTAAAAGAAAAGACTTACCATGGATATTCAGTAACAGGAAGGCAACCACAAATAGCCAAAGATACCAACTACAATTaatgaagtgaaaaaaataagaaagatcCAGTACTAGATGAACAAATGCAAACATTGTTGAAGGATATAGTTGAGGAGTGGCAACATATATTTAAACGCTATGCTAGTGCATCTTAGCATTAATTTGCTACAGTCAAGGGCAAAATATACACACAAGTAAAAGCTAACCGAGGTGGCATCTCAATTGGTACTAACCTTATTCCCACAACTTTCTTGAAATCGGCCTCCAGAGCACGCATCATGTACttatgaaaattaaactttGGGTTTCCTCGACAATGCGTCTATTGAACAagttttatattaattaagaaGCAGAAATTAAGGGATAAAAGATAGAgattaaatggaaaaaaaattaatcaacttACATTGATGAAGCCTAGTCGCAACGTGACATAGTCTGATTTAGTAACAGAACCAAAgaattgtttgaaaaatgaatgctgaagaataaaaagtaaaaCCAGTTGTcagctgtttttttttttaatgtccTAAAAATATATCTGAATGTTTTCTATAACTAGTAAATTTTGCGTCCAACTAGATAACAAAATTTTCTGTGATCTCTTGGTCAAAGGGTATGTTGTTTAGATCACCTATGATGATGATGCTGATGATAAGTGACTGAATTAAACATTAGGATTAATTAGGTGCCCCGTTCATGGACATCGATCTCTAGTCGTAGTTACAGCCAAAAGATTGCAAGAAGAAATGATTGTGCAAATACAGTTGTCTCAGTAGTTGTATTAACTAAATACAGATCATATATCCCAACTTACCATCCAACTTAGCAAAGCTAAATTCTTTCCAATCCCCAGGAAACGATTCTTGATAAAATCATGGTCTTGGACATGGGTGAACGTTGTGTTCAGAACTGCACGGATAGACTTTGTATTAGGAGAAACGCACAAAGTAAGAAGTAGCAACTGGATGCTAAATGATTTCTCAGAATTGAAAAAGTTTGTTAGGCAATGGAGAAAATGATAAATGCGTTCGTTGCATATAAATTACAGTGTGACTCAATATGAAAgaatttaagaagaaaaaggatgaTTTCGgcactaaaataaaaaaaaaatggacaTACTCattaaaagtaatgaaaataaatggtTCAACCATTGGGAAAAGGTCCTGTGTTACCCTTTTCTGGatcatattctttttctgCGGCGGAATCTTCCCAGTGTTTCCATTGACGTATCTGCATCACGGAGATAAGTAGTTTGAATCGTACAGCAAACtcaataaatacaaaaaatggACTCAAAGCATGCATGGAGACACAAACAGAATATAGTAAATTAGAGAAACAACCACCTTTGCACTTCCGAAAAGAATGGTTAGAGCACAGAAGGTCACGTGGACAACTGCTAACACGAAAATAAATATGTGAAGATGATGCAATGCGGTTGTGGATAACAACGGGACCTTTCCCTGTGAAGAGAAAGATTTTAAAGagaaaagttaaatattaattactgATCACGAAGGCTGTTGATAACTTACATTAAATTGGCAATCGCAATCACCAATACTTTACAAGCTTGACTGCAGATAGAAAGAGCTgtaaattcttgttttttgttGTTATTCTGAGTTAGCAGTTGCTGTAGAATATCAATGTTATACATACCTCGGCGGCACAGTAAGCAGCGGAGGGGTCGGAATCAGAGTCGGAGGCCTCGGCAAGAAGGTGGCGGGTGGACAAAAATAGGGCTTGAAAATGGGAGGTAGATTTTGATTCGGTGTCATATTTCTTGCAAGGCAGCCATTTACTGTCCGAATGCTCTGCTATGCAGATTTTGCCAATGCAATCTTGAAACACAGTGAGCAAAAGTGATATGAACCCCAGCAGCATCAACTCTGTCATACATACATACAGCACTCCTAGTTgtattacaaaaattatcatGTCCATATCATAAAGAATATAGGCAGAATGAAGAAGGAATACCATaccttctttgattttctcaagGGCTTCGAAGAGGGGTTTCTGGTGCTTTTTCTTCAAATACTGCAAATTAATAGAGTCAATGAACATTAATTTCacattaatttgtttaatttcttgaccaagaaaagtatatatattacagAAACATCAGATCAAAGAGGAGGACCAATAATTTAATACAATATACCTTGCCAGTGTAGTGAAGGATCCTTTCTGCAGCAAGAGATATTACAACTATGACAGCGCATACGGCAGCCACCACCCACGTCGGAGTGAACTCTAAGGTTGTGCCACCTCCTGCCATAATACGATTATGGCTCCGAGTCTCTCTCTTTCAAACTTTCCACTATGCTTATACTATAAGCCAATGATTAGTTATATACAGCGGCTACGTTCTGCCGCTGGTGGTTGCTATGGCTACTTACATAGTATTGGTGGTCGAAGAGGACAACACAGGAATTTCAGCCTTGACCAAAACGAGTAGTGGTAGCCATTGCGAACGGATTGCGGAACAATTGACTTCTTCGCGACTCGACTTACTAGTTTCCgtgtttatttaaatattagttATGACTCGACGTTAGGACCATATATTTGTAATCTCACGCACGAGACGTTGAAAAAAGAGATTGCAGGCGAGGCGAGAACAATTAGATCAACAAAAATGGAACGAAAAAACGCGTTAATTTTGGAAGCTTCTCTTCCTCAGTTGTCACGCCCGGCATTTACAACATCATTTTACTCTTACGGTATACACCGTATATGTTAGTTGTGCTGTCTGATTGTATTGCATCATTTTCATATGTACCAGTGTACATCTCTGTGTGGGAAGACAGATGACTCCTAGGCCTAGCTCTTATGAAACCATTACGGGCCATAAATTAACTATAAGCTTTTAAATCATGCGAAATACAACCAACAAGATATGTGTAAACATAAATTactcttaattattttttctgttatgtttgaattttaaaaattgctcctaattatttttttgctgTTTACAATGAAGAATCGATTAAGAATGTAACTTCTTGTTTTAGGGtcaatttcataacttttttttttttttattttttataattggaggAGAGGGATTCGAACTCTACTCTTTAGGTAATGGAATAATacaccaaccaatgagccaaatACTCGGATTCTCATAACTTTTTTACTTCTGAACTATTCTCGCTGCTTCATGTGATAACACAACTTGACTACCTATTTCTGAATTACTTTAACTATTATATGTGGTAGAGTATTTTCCAgacaaatgttttattaatattaaggAGAAAATATGTTAGTTAGTAAAATCAAGCATTTATACCAATCATTTTAGCATGTTGGGGAAGAAACTTTTCATGtattttaaattatcttttttttttctttcttttcaatttggGT is a window of Theobroma cacao cultivar B97-61/B2 unplaced genomic scaffold, Criollo_cocoa_genome_V2, whole genome shotgun sequence DNA encoding:
- the LOC18597388 gene encoding guanosine nucleotide diphosphate dissociation inhibitor 1; its protein translation is MDEEYDVIVLGTGLKECILSGLLSVDGLKVLHMDRNDYYGGESTSLNLIQLWKKFRGNDKPPAHLGSSRDYNVDMIPKFMMANGTLVRVLIHTDVTKYLYFKAVDGSYVFSKGKVHKVPATDMEALKSPLMGIFEKRRARKFFIYVQDYDEKDPKTHEGMDLARVTTRELIAKYGLDDNTVDFIGHALALHRDDCYLDEPALDTVKRMKLYAESLARFQGGSPYIYPLYGLGELPQAFARLSAVYGGTYMLNKPECKVEFDDEGKVSGVTSEGETARCKKVVCDPSYLPNKVRKIGRVARAIAIMSHPIPNTNDSHSVQIILPQKQLGRRSDMYVFCCSYSHNVAPKGKFIAFVSTEAETDHPETELRPGIDLLGPVDEIFFDIYDRYEPVNEPSLDNCFISTSYDATTHFESTVMDVLNMYTMITGKVLDLSVDLSAASAAEE
- the LOC18597387 gene encoding MLO-like protein 1 is translated as MAGGGTTLEFTPTWVVAAVCAVIVVISLAAERILHYTGKYLKKKHQKPLFEALEKIKEELMLLGFISLLLTVFQDCIGKICIAEHSDSKWLPCKKYDTESKSTSHFQALFLSTRHLLAEASDSDSDPSAAYCAAEGKVPLLSTTALHHLHIFIFVLAVVHVTFCALTILFGSAKIRQWKHWEDSAAEKEYDPEKVLNTTFTHVQDHDFIKNRFLGIGKNLALLSWMHSFFKQFFGSVTKSDYVTLRLGFINTHCRGNPKFNFHKYMMRALEADFKKVVGISWYLWLFVVAFLLLNIHGWHAYFWIAFIPFMLLLAVGTKLEHVITQLAHEVAEKHVAIEGDLVVQPSDDHFWFHRPQIVLLLIHIILFQNSFELACFFWILVQYHFDSCIMGEVGYVIPRLVIGVIVQFLCSYSTLPLYAIVTQMGSSFRKAIFEEHVQEGIAIWARRAKSKAKGCGKTAKDPKQDSLTLELAKAKEEEKAVEIASESITA